A window of the Lolium perenne isolate Kyuss_39 chromosome 7, Kyuss_2.0, whole genome shotgun sequence genome harbors these coding sequences:
- the LOC127298079 gene encoding transcription factor MYB36, with amino-acid sequence MGRAPCCDKATVKRGPWSPEEDAMLKTYIEERGTGNNWIALPHKIGLKRCGKSCRLRWLNYLRPNIKHGDFTPEEDSTICKLYISIGSRWSIIAAQLPGRTDNDVKNYWNTKLKKKLLGGRRKDSRGTHHRQGPGAANELDGANDGERPLSASAMERIQLCMQLQEMQNPIGVSHHNPLQLWQPKLTCQVAATHSNNSNSSDSSFNVTVAEQGQSSSLNDQHLSGQQLASPSSVENSNVVTIEAELQELLYSATTTDSVVTTQQGEVDWWSYDQQGKSPVNCWDFTPETSSVYQDYTSVVYDM; translated from the exons atggggagggcaccctgctgCGACAAGGCGACGGTGAAGAGGGGGCcatggtcaccagaggaggatgcTATGCTCAAGACCTACATTGAGGAGCGCGGCACCGGGAACAACTGGATTGCATTGCCGCACAAGATTG GGCTGAAGAGATGTGGCAAGAGCTGCAGGCTGAGGTGGCTCAATTatctgaggcccaacataaagcaTGGGGACTTCACCCCGGAGGAGGACAGCACCATCTGCAAACTGTACATTAGCATAGGAAGCAG GTGGTCAATCATAGCCGCGCAGCTGCCAGGGAGGACCGACAACGACGTCAAGAACTACTGGAACACCAAGCTCAAGAAGAAGCTCCTCGGTGGCCGGCGCAAGGACAGCCGCGGCACGCACCACCGCCAGGGTCCCGGCGCCGCTAACGAGCTAGACGGTGCCAACGACGGCGAGCGGCCACTGAGCGCGTCGGCGATGGAGAGGATCCAACTCTGTATGCAACTGCAGGAAATGCAGAACCCCATTGGCGTCAGCCACCACAACCCCCTGCAACTGTGGCAGCCTAAACTCACATGTCAGGTGGCCGCCACTCACAGCAACAACAGCAACAGCAGCGATAGCAGCTTCAATGTAACAGTGGCTGAGCAGGGACAGTCCAGCTCCCTGAACGATCAGCACCTCAGCGGGCAGCAGCTGGCCTCGCCGTCCAGCGTCGAGAACTCGAACGTCGTCACCATCGAggccgagcttcaggagcttctcTACAGCGCGACGACGACCGACAGCGTCGTCACCACGCAGCAAGGGGAGGTGGACTGGTGGAGCTATGATCAGCAGGGCAAGTCCCCGGTGAATTGCTGGGACTTCACCCCTGAAACCAGCTCGGTGTACCAGGACTACACGTCTGTGGTGTATGACATgtga